In Streptococcus respiraculi, one DNA window encodes the following:
- a CDS encoding alpha/beta hydrolase has protein sequence MNKSYFYLEMKTHELEVPYSKEKRRVRVLLPKNYETDTEQTYPVVYFHDGQNVLYSKEAFSGHSWKVIPTIKRNPDIAKMIVVAIDNDGFQRMNEYSAWKYKELNIPGVQFGGKGTEYAEFVMEVVKPFIDNTYRTKADKAHTAMIGSSLGGNITQFMGLAYQEQIGCLGVFSSANWLHQEAFDRYIERQELDKEQRVYIYVGTEEADETDKTLMAGNIKQAYIHSSLSYYRQLIAGGVELDNLTLEIVSGAIHNEEAWAKYLPDCLRFLSEKW, from the coding sequence ATGAATAAGTCTTACTTTTATCTTGAGATGAAAACCCACGAATTGGAGGTTCCCTATTCAAAGGAGAAGCGGCGTGTCCGTGTTTTGCTCCCCAAAAATTATGAAACAGATACAGAGCAAACCTATCCTGTCGTTTACTTCCATGACGGACAAAATGTCCTTTATAGCAAGGAAGCATTTAGCGGACATTCTTGGAAGGTGATTCCGACGATTAAACGCAATCCTGACATCGCCAAGATGATTGTTGTCGCTATTGACAACGACGGTTTCCAGCGCATGAATGAATATTCTGCTTGGAAATATAAAGAACTCAATATTCCCGGTGTTCAATTTGGTGGTAAGGGAACAGAATATGCTGAATTTGTTATGGAAGTAGTCAAACCCTTCATTGACAATACCTACCGTACTAAGGCTGACAAAGCCCATACAGCCATGATTGGGTCTTCCTTGGGCGGCAATATTACCCAATTTATGGGCTTGGCTTATCAAGAACAGATTGGTTGCTTGGGGGTCTTTTCATCTGCTAACTGGCTCCACCAAGAAGCCTTTGACCGCTATATTGAACGCCAAGAGCTAGACAAGGAGCAACGTGTCTATATTTATGTAGGGACAGAAGAAGCAGATGAGACCGATAAAACATTAATGGCAGGCAACATCAAGCAAGCCTATATCCACTCATCACTTTCCTATTATCGCCAGTTGATTGCAGGAGGAGTGGAATTGGACAATCTCACGCTAGAGATTGTTTCAGGCGCTATTCACAATGAAGAGGCTTGGGCAAAATATCTACCCGATTGTCTGCGATTTTTAAGTGAAAAATGGTAA
- a CDS encoding ABC transporter ATP-binding protein translates to MFLEINHLEKVYRTRFSKEETRALQDVDFKVEEGEFIAIMGESGSGKTTLLNILATLDKPSNGNVILKNQDITKIRESQLADFRLRNLGFVFQDFNLLDTLSIRDNIFLPLVLARKSYHEMEARLAQLAPTLRIEDLLNKRPFELSGGQKQRIAIARSLITQPQLILADEPTAALDYRNSEDLLTLFEEINTAGQTILMVTHSANAASHARRVLFIKDGRIFHQLYKANKSSGDFAKEISLSMSALLGGE, encoded by the coding sequence ATGTTTTTAGAAATCAATCATTTAGAAAAAGTCTATCGTACCCGTTTTTCAAAAGAAGAAACACGCGCCCTTCAAGATGTCGATTTTAAGGTCGAAGAAGGAGAATTTATTGCAATCATGGGAGAAAGTGGCTCTGGTAAAACAACCCTACTCAATATCCTGGCTACCCTTGATAAACCAAGCAATGGCAATGTTATTCTCAAAAATCAAGACATTACCAAAATCAGGGAAAGCCAACTAGCGGATTTCCGCCTGCGTAACCTCGGATTTGTCTTCCAAGATTTTAATTTATTGGATACCCTGTCAATACGGGATAATATTTTTCTGCCACTGGTACTGGCAAGAAAATCCTATCACGAAATGGAAGCACGACTAGCGCAACTTGCTCCAACCTTACGGATCGAAGACTTACTCAACAAGCGTCCCTTTGAACTTTCAGGTGGACAAAAGCAGCGAATAGCCATTGCCCGCAGTTTGATTACCCAACCTCAATTGATTCTTGCTGATGAGCCAACAGCAGCACTTGACTATCGTAATTCAGAAGATCTATTAACTCTCTTTGAAGAAATCAATACCGCAGGTCAAACCATTCTAATGGTAACCCATTCAGCCAATGCAGCTAGTCATGCTAGACGAGTCCTCTTTATCAAGGACGGCCGTATCTTTCATCAGCTTTATAAGGCTAATAAATCAAGTGGCGATTTCGCTAAGGAAATCTCACTCAGCATGTCTGCACTTCTAGGAGGTGAGTAA
- a CDS encoding esterase family protein, giving the protein MHVEFLSHWSGNLGREMNLNRYGHAGIPVVVFASSGGSYTEYADFGMIEACKGSIEAGKVQFFTLTSVDKESWLADWKPIHDRAEAHRAYERYVIEEAIPFIKHKTDWFEPMMTTGCSMGAYHALNFFLQHPDVFNKVIALSGVYDARFFNGNQDYGQDDAVYQNSPADYIWNQNDGWFIDRYRRSDIIVCSGLGDWEQDGLPSFYTLKAAFAEKNIPAWFDEWGSDVAHDWVWWRKQMPYFLRTLDL; this is encoded by the coding sequence ATGCACGTAGAATTTTTAAGTCATTGGTCAGGGAATTTAGGTCGAGAGATGAATCTCAATCGCTATGGACATGCTGGTATTCCAGTCGTTGTTTTTGCTTCATCAGGCGGTTCCTATACCGAATATGCCGATTTTGGCATGATTGAGGCTTGTAAAGGATCCATTGAAGCTGGAAAAGTACAGTTTTTTACCCTAACTAGCGTTGATAAAGAGAGCTGGTTGGCAGATTGGAAGCCAATACACGATCGTGCAGAAGCTCATCGTGCTTACGAACGGTATGTGATTGAAGAAGCTATTCCGTTTATCAAACATAAGACAGACTGGTTTGAGCCAATGATGACAACCGGTTGTTCGATGGGGGCTTACCATGCCTTGAACTTCTTCTTGCAACATCCTGATGTGTTTAATAAGGTTATTGCGCTTTCTGGTGTATATGATGCCCGTTTCTTTAATGGGAATCAAGATTATGGCCAAGATGATGCCGTTTACCAAAATTCCCCTGCGGATTACATTTGGAACCAAAATGATGGTTGGTTTATTGATCGCTATCGCCGATCTGACATCATTGTCTGCTCTGGTCTTGGGGATTGGGAGCAGGATGGTCTGCCAAGTTTTTACACTCTCAAAGCAGCCTTTGCTGAGAAAAATATCCCTGCCTGGTTTGATGAATGGGGAAGCGATGTGGCTCATGATTGGGTATGGTGGAGAAAGCAGATGCCTTATTTCCTACGTACACTAGATTTATAG
- a CDS encoding ABC transporter permease: MFYLKLAYGNIRKSFQTFAPFILATLVLFVLNCSIILLMLSPIAKTMGTGALALGLGSGVLTIFSLIMEIYSFNFLMKQRGREFGLYNMLGMNKKKLALIATLELLMILILVIVLGSILSVAFANLMYLIFVNLLHGTNLHFEISFLALFLNSLIFSGIFFLLELLTIYKVQFSSPLILFKSKEEGEKEPKGNLLLAILALICLGVGYYLSLSSSQVTPIVVLYRFFIAVLFVIAGTYLFYISFIAWYLKRRRKQKKYFYTPEHFIATSQMIFRMKQHATGLANITILAIMAFVTIATTTSLYTNMTNTMDVLFPKESSITYHVQSRQEGEAVFQKTVLDTYPEKANDSIRYLSFAETISYDGSKTLPLNKETLNHPSITGMTSLYIMTQEDVRKLGNTIPELKEQQVAFYLPHRTSHLESVVLGEKTFDVVEGVQNIQVSDLLNTYNPALLIVSNDQVLQEFVQVFKESRDNGEQLMNYQVQTNLSREEFQALVGATAGDFMTEDGSQSLGVVVQKEDFQNEILGFVGGFLFTGFLLGISFLLGAALIIYYKQYSEGHEDKKSYKILQEVGMSQTAVKKTINSQVLLVFFMPLGMAILHFIASLTMLKQMLLMFGVTSHRMIYTVSGITILLICLLYYIIYKWTSRAYYRIIER, encoded by the coding sequence ATGTTCTATCTCAAATTAGCTTATGGGAATATTCGGAAATCCTTTCAAACTTTTGCGCCCTTTATTCTAGCGACTTTAGTCCTTTTTGTGCTAAATTGTTCGATTATCCTCTTGATGCTAAGTCCTATTGCAAAAACAATGGGAACAGGAGCGCTGGCGCTTGGTTTAGGTAGTGGAGTTCTTACGATTTTTTCTCTCATCATGGAAATCTATAGCTTTAATTTCCTAATGAAGCAGCGTGGTAGAGAATTTGGTTTATACAATATGCTTGGCATGAATAAGAAAAAGCTGGCCCTGATTGCAACGCTTGAATTGCTGATGATTCTTATTCTGGTCATTGTTCTAGGAAGTATCTTGAGTGTAGCATTTGCCAACCTAATGTACTTGATTTTTGTCAATCTACTCCATGGAACCAATCTGCATTTTGAAATCTCTTTCCTGGCTCTTTTCCTCAATAGCCTTATTTTCTCAGGGATATTTTTCCTTTTGGAACTCTTAACTATTTATAAAGTACAGTTCTCATCTCCTCTTATTTTGTTCAAAAGTAAGGAAGAAGGTGAGAAAGAACCCAAAGGGAATCTGCTTCTTGCTATTTTGGCCCTCATTTGTCTTGGTGTAGGGTATTATCTATCTCTTTCATCTAGTCAAGTTACGCCGATTGTCGTTTTATACAGATTCTTTATTGCGGTTTTATTCGTCATTGCAGGAACCTATCTCTTTTATATTAGTTTTATCGCCTGGTATTTGAAACGTCGTCGCAAGCAGAAGAAGTATTTCTATACACCGGAACATTTCATCGCAACATCCCAGATGATTTTCCGTATGAAACAGCACGCAACAGGGCTTGCCAATATTACTATTCTTGCTATTATGGCCTTTGTGACGATTGCAACAACTACGTCGCTTTATACTAATATGACAAATACTATGGATGTGCTCTTTCCGAAAGAAAGTAGCATTACCTACCACGTTCAAAGCAGGCAAGAAGGAGAAGCAGTTTTTCAGAAAACGGTGCTTGATACCTATCCGGAAAAAGCAAACGATAGTATCCGTTATCTGAGTTTTGCTGAAACGATTTCCTATGACGGTAGTAAGACCCTTCCTTTAAATAAAGAGACTCTGAATCATCCTTCTATTACTGGAATGACTTCATTGTATATTATGACCCAAGAAGATGTTCGAAAATTGGGCAATACAATTCCTGAGTTAAAAGAGCAGCAAGTTGCCTTTTATCTACCACATCGGACCAGTCACCTAGAATCAGTTGTTCTTGGAGAAAAGACCTTTGACGTCGTAGAAGGTGTACAAAATATTCAGGTTTCTGACTTGCTAAACACCTATAATCCTGCTCTACTTATCGTCAGCAATGATCAGGTACTCCAAGAATTTGTCCAAGTCTTTAAAGAAAGTAGAGACAACGGAGAACAGTTGATGAATTATCAAGTCCAGACCAATCTAAGCCGTGAGGAATTTCAAGCCTTGGTCGGAGCAACTGCTGGAGATTTCATGACAGAAGACGGTAGTCAGAGTCTGGGGGTTGTTGTCCAAAAAGAAGACTTCCAAAATGAAATACTAGGTTTTGTAGGTGGTTTCCTCTTTACAGGCTTCCTACTCGGTATCAGCTTCTTATTGGGGGCTGCCTTGATTATCTACTATAAACAGTATTCTGAAGGGCATGAAGATAAGAAATCTTACAAGATTCTTCAAGAGGTGGGAATGAGCCAAACCGCCGTTAAAAAGACCATTAACTCTCAGGTTTTACTTGTCTTCTTTATGCCGCTAGGTATGGCCATTCTCCATTTTATCGCCTCCCTTACCATGTTGAAGCAGATGTTGCTCATGTTTGGCGTAACCTCACACAGGATGATTTATACCGTAAGTGGCATAACAATTCTCCTTATCTGCCTGCTGTATTATATCATTTACAAATGGACAAGTAGGGCTTATTACCGCATTATTGAAAGATAG
- a CDS encoding ATP-grasp domain-containing protein, which produces MNFIVISPYYPENFQPFTLELAKKGINVLGIGQEPYEQLGPDLQGALTEYFRVENLEDIEEVKRAVAFLFYKHGPIDRIESHNEYWLENDAVLREQFHVFGAKPKHLRKTKFKSKMKKYFKQAGVPVVPGQVIKTEKDIARAVKTIGLPMIAKPDNGVGAAATYKLTSLADVDHFAEQWDHETVYFFEKFVHSSEICTYDGLIDAEGNIVFETTFDYHYTPLELLEGQKDNAYYILKTIDPKLQAYGRSIVKTFGMKERFFHIEFFREGDDYIAIEYNNRPAGGFTVDVYNFAHSIDLYCDYASIVVGEEVAERRFAPQYCLAITRRDQTQYQHSEEELRERYANQLKMEKRMPRAFAALQGDTIYLLTTDSREELDDMIAYISQTRS; this is translated from the coding sequence ATGAATTTCATTGTTATTTCGCCCTATTATCCTGAAAATTTTCAACCCTTTACGCTTGAATTGGCTAAAAAAGGAATCAATGTCTTGGGAATTGGTCAAGAGCCATATGAACAGTTGGGTCCTGATTTACAAGGGGCATTAACAGAGTATTTCCGTGTCGAAAATCTAGAAGATATTGAGGAAGTCAAGCGTGCAGTTGCCTTTTTATTCTATAAGCACGGACCAATTGACCGAATCGAATCCCACAATGAATATTGGCTAGAAAATGATGCGGTTTTGCGGGAGCAATTCCATGTCTTTGGTGCTAAGCCAAAACACCTGCGTAAGACCAAGTTCAAATCAAAAATGAAGAAATATTTCAAGCAAGCAGGTGTTCCAGTCGTTCCTGGTCAGGTCATAAAGACTGAAAAAGACATTGCTAGAGCAGTAAAAACAATTGGTCTTCCGATGATTGCTAAACCCGATAACGGGGTCGGTGCAGCAGCAACTTACAAATTGACTAGTCTAGCAGATGTGGATCATTTTGCAGAGCAATGGGATCATGAAACCGTCTATTTCTTTGAAAAATTCGTTCATTCAAGTGAAATTTGTACCTACGATGGCTTAATAGATGCTGAAGGAAATATTGTCTTTGAAACAACCTTTGATTACCACTATACTCCGCTTGAGCTTTTAGAAGGTCAAAAAGACAATGCTTACTACATTTTAAAAACGATTGATCCAAAACTCCAAGCCTATGGTCGTTCGATTGTCAAAACCTTTGGCATGAAAGAGCGCTTCTTCCATATTGAATTTTTCCGTGAAGGCGATGACTATATTGCGATTGAGTACAATAATCGTCCTGCAGGCGGTTTTACAGTAGACGTTTATAATTTTGCTCATTCGATTGATTTGTACTGTGATTACGCTAGTATTGTCGTAGGAGAAGAAGTAGCTGAACGTCGCTTTGCTCCTCAGTACTGTCTTGCTATTACACGTCGTGACCAAACCCAGTATCAACATAGTGAAGAGGAATTGCGTGAGCGGTATGCCAATCAACTAAAAATGGAAAAACGCATGCCACGCGCCTTTGCTGCTCTTCAGGGAGATACAATCTACCTTCTCACAACGGATAGCCGAGAAGAACTCGATGATATGATTGCTTATATCAGTCAAACTCGCTCCTAA